One window from the genome of Sesamum indicum cultivar Zhongzhi No. 13 linkage group LG15, S_indicum_v1.0, whole genome shotgun sequence encodes:
- the LOC105177553 gene encoding U3 small nucleolar ribonucleoprotein protein IMP3-like, with protein sequence MRKLKFHEKKLLKKVNFLEWKREGGQRENLVIHRYHVTGRDDYKKYSGLCRMVQKLVNILKQMDSRDPFRIEMTDALIEKLYNMGVIPSRKSLALCERLSVSSFCRRRLATVLVRLKFAEHLKEAVTYIEQDTSKIRRKVLEYNEKLDDYDAMN encoded by the exons ATGAGGAAGCTGAAATTCCATGAGAAGAAGCTATTGAAGAAGGTTAATTTCTTAGAATGGAAGAGAGAAGGCGGCCAGAGAGAGAACCTTGTCATACATCGCTATCACGTCACTGGCAGAGACGACTACAAAAA GTACTCGGGTTTGTGTAGAATGGTGCAGAAGCTAGTGAACATATTGAAACAGATGGATTCAAGAGACCCTTTCCGTATTGAGATGACTGATGCACTTATTGAAAAGCT GTACAACATGGGTGTGATACCATCTCGTAAGAGTTTGGCTTTGTGTGAGCGATTGTCAGTATCATCCTTTTGCAG ACGTAGGCTTGCCACTGTCCTGGTGCGGCTGAAGTTTGCTGAACACTTGAAAGAGGCAGTTACGTACATTGAACAGG ATACATCAAAAATAAGGAGAAAGGTCTTGGAATACAATGAGAAGTTGGATGACTACGATGCAATGAACTAA